A DNA window from Thiopseudomonas alkaliphila contains the following coding sequences:
- the yjgA gene encoding ribosome biogenesis factor YjgA, translated as MSDQIDNQEDLLEEKSKSQIKREMLELQALGARLSTLSPELLNKLPLSDALLKALEEAKRHTAHIAKKRHNQFLGKLLRSHDVEAIMQLVNLADHSTREYNERFHLLERWRDRLLTEGDAALQPFIEAYPETDIQHLRGLIRHAQHEAKRNKPPTASRKIFRYLRELDESQRGLK; from the coding sequence ATGTCTGACCAGATTGATAATCAAGAAGACTTGCTTGAAGAAAAAAGCAAATCGCAAATTAAACGGGAAATGCTCGAGCTGCAAGCGCTTGGCGCGCGCTTATCAACCTTAAGCCCCGAACTGCTAAATAAACTTCCTTTAAGTGATGCGCTGCTCAAAGCCTTAGAAGAAGCTAAACGCCACACAGCACATATTGCTAAAAAACGACACAATCAGTTTCTTGGCAAACTGCTGCGCAGTCATGATGTGGAAGCAATTATGCAGCTGGTTAACTTAGCCGACCATAGCACCCGCGAATATAATGAGCGTTTTCATCTCTTAGAGCGCTGGCGTGATCGCTTACTAACCGAGGGCGACGCCGCCTTGCAACCCTTTATTGAAGCCTATCCTGAAACTGACATTCAGCATTTACGTGGACTGATTCGCCATGCACAGCATGAAGCTAAGCGCAACAAGCCGCCAACTGCTTCGCGTAAAATTTTCCGTTACTTACGTGAACTAGACGAATCTCAGCGCGGCTTAAAATAA
- the pmbA gene encoding metalloprotease PmbA, whose product MSNTQAVEPSLLPHLQQQVSDILAQAKKQGATACEVSVSVSEGLSTSVRQGDVETVEFNRDQGFGITVYAGKRKGSASTTTTGEKAIKETVAAALAIAKHTSEDEFSGLADAELMATELPDLDLWHPWAITPEQAIEAALACEAAGLAVDSRIKQADATNLSSYASCSVYGNSHGFIGGHVGTQHSLSSVLIAEQQGEMQRDYWYDFNRRGELLDAPEVIGRKAAERTLARLGSRSIATCKVPVIFSAQLASGLLGSLLGAISGGNLYRKSSFLEGALGQQLFPEWFNLYEQPQLLGGLSSSAFDGDGLATFDKHIVQQGVLESYLLSTYSARKLGMHSTANSGGARNVFVSHGDQDLAGLLRQMDKGLLVTELMGQGLNMVTGDYSRGAAGFWVEHGEIQFPVHEVTIAGNLKQLFRDMVAIGNDLEKRANICTGSVLLEQMTVAGS is encoded by the coding sequence ATGAGTAACACGCAAGCAGTAGAGCCGAGCTTACTGCCACATTTACAGCAGCAGGTGAGCGACATTCTAGCGCAAGCCAAAAAGCAAGGGGCCACTGCGTGTGAAGTGTCGGTGTCGGTCTCTGAAGGGTTGTCGACCAGTGTCCGTCAAGGTGACGTTGAAACGGTTGAGTTTAACCGTGATCAAGGCTTTGGTATTACTGTTTATGCTGGTAAACGCAAAGGTTCAGCGAGCACCACTACGACCGGTGAAAAGGCCATTAAAGAAACCGTAGCTGCAGCGTTGGCGATTGCAAAGCATACTTCTGAAGATGAGTTCTCCGGTTTAGCAGACGCTGAGTTAATGGCTACCGAGTTGCCTGATTTAGATCTGTGGCACCCTTGGGCTATCACGCCCGAGCAAGCGATAGAGGCAGCGTTGGCATGCGAGGCTGCCGGTTTGGCGGTTGATTCGCGGATTAAGCAGGCCGATGCGACTAATCTCAGTAGTTATGCCAGTTGCAGTGTATATGGTAATAGTCATGGCTTTATTGGCGGCCATGTGGGCACTCAGCATAGCTTAAGTAGCGTATTGATTGCTGAGCAGCAAGGAGAAATGCAGCGCGATTACTGGTATGACTTTAATCGTCGTGGCGAGTTGCTCGATGCACCTGAGGTCATTGGACGTAAAGCAGCAGAGCGTACCTTGGCTCGCTTAGGTTCGCGCAGTATTGCTACCTGTAAAGTGCCAGTGATTTTTTCAGCACAATTAGCCAGTGGTTTACTTGGCAGTTTGTTGGGTGCTATTTCTGGAGGCAATCTGTACCGCAAGTCTTCCTTTCTAGAAGGTGCTTTAGGTCAGCAACTGTTTCCTGAGTGGTTTAATTTGTATGAGCAGCCTCAGTTGCTTGGAGGCTTATCTAGTTCGGCATTTGATGGCGATGGACTGGCTACTTTTGACAAGCATATTGTGCAACAGGGCGTGCTTGAAAGTTACTTGTTGAGTACTTATTCAGCACGCAAGTTAGGGATGCACAGTACCGCTAACTCAGGCGGAGCCCGTAACGTATTTGTTAGTCATGGTGATCAGGACTTGGCGGGCTTACTGCGACAAATGGATAAAGGCCTGTTGGTCACTGAGCTGATGGGGCAAGGACTAAATATGGTGACCGGTGATTATTCACGCGGTGCAGCAGGTTTTTGGGTTGAGCATGGGGAAATTCAGTTTCCTGTCCATGAAGTGACTATTGCTGGCAACTTAAAGCAGCTGTTTAGAGATATGGTGGCGATTGGCAATGATCTAGAGAAACGCGCCAATATTTGCACAGGCTCAGTTTTGCTCGAGCAAATGACCGTCGCTGGAAGTTAG
- a CDS encoding acetolactate synthase 3 large subunit: MELLSGAEMVVRSLRDEGVKYIYGYPGGALLHVYDALFKEPELTHILVRHEQAATHMADAYGRATGKAGVVLVTSGPGATNAVTGIATAYMDSIPMVVIAGQVASDMVGTDAFQETDMIGISRPIVKHSFIVKDPAEIPEIIKKAFYIAESGRPGPVVIDIPKDMTNPVDKFEYSYPKKAKLRSYAPATRGHSGQIRKAVEMLLSAKRPILYSGGGVILGNGSGPLTELAKQLNLPVTNTLMGLGGYPGTDRQFLGMLGMHGSYLANVAMHHSDVILAVGARFDDRVINGAAKFCPNAKIIHVDIDPASISKLIKADIPIVGPVDNVLTEMLSVLKELGNTQDQQAMASWWKQIDEWRGNGRLFPFDEGDGVIIKPQRAIEVLCEVTKGDAFITSDVGQHQMFAAQHYRFNKPNRWINSGGLGTMGFGLPAAMGVKLNFPDEDVACVTGEGSIQMNIQELSTCLQYDLPVKIINLNNGVLGMVRQWQDMQYNSRYSHSYMESLPDFMKLAEAYGHVGMTVSKLDDLKPAMEEAFAMKNRLVFMDIYVDTSEHVYPMQIRDGAMRDMWLSKTERT; this comes from the coding sequence GTGGAATTGTTATCTGGCGCAGAAATGGTTGTTCGTTCTTTGCGCGACGAAGGTGTTAAGTATATCTATGGCTACCCAGGTGGTGCCTTATTACATGTGTATGATGCTCTGTTTAAAGAGCCAGAGCTTACGCATATTCTTGTACGTCACGAGCAAGCAGCGACCCATATGGCCGATGCTTATGGACGTGCAACTGGTAAAGCAGGTGTGGTGCTAGTTACCTCAGGTCCTGGTGCAACCAATGCGGTGACTGGTATCGCAACGGCTTATATGGACTCCATTCCTATGGTTGTCATTGCCGGGCAGGTAGCGAGCGATATGGTTGGAACAGATGCGTTCCAAGAAACCGATATGATTGGTATTTCGCGCCCTATCGTAAAGCATAGCTTTATTGTTAAAGATCCTGCAGAAATTCCTGAGATTATTAAAAAAGCATTCTATATCGCTGAGTCAGGGCGTCCAGGCCCTGTGGTTATTGATATCCCGAAAGATATGACTAACCCGGTGGATAAGTTTGAGTACAGTTACCCGAAAAAAGCTAAGTTGCGCTCCTATGCGCCGGCTACGCGTGGACATTCAGGGCAGATTCGTAAAGCAGTTGAAATGCTGTTGTCTGCTAAGCGTCCAATCCTATACTCCGGTGGTGGGGTTATTTTAGGTAACGGTTCGGGACCTTTAACCGAATTAGCGAAGCAGCTGAATCTACCAGTAACCAATACACTGATGGGGCTTGGCGGCTACCCAGGTACGGATCGCCAGTTTTTAGGTATGTTGGGAATGCACGGTAGCTATCTGGCTAACGTAGCGATGCACCACAGTGATGTGATTTTAGCCGTTGGCGCGCGCTTTGATGACCGGGTAATTAACGGTGCGGCGAAGTTCTGTCCGAATGCGAAGATTATCCATGTAGATATTGATCCGGCGTCCATTTCTAAGCTGATTAAGGCTGATATTCCTATTGTTGGCCCGGTCGACAATGTGTTGACCGAAATGTTGTCAGTGCTGAAAGAGTTGGGCAATACCCAAGATCAACAGGCTATGGCAAGTTGGTGGAAGCAGATTGATGAGTGGCGTGGCAATGGTCGCTTATTCCCCTTCGATGAAGGAGATGGCGTGATCATTAAGCCGCAAAGAGCCATCGAAGTACTGTGTGAAGTGACCAAGGGTGATGCCTTTATTACGTCAGATGTTGGGCAGCACCAAATGTTTGCTGCGCAACATTATCGCTTTAATAAGCCAAACCGTTGGATCAACTCAGGTGGTCTTGGCACCATGGGTTTTGGTTTGCCGGCTGCCATGGGCGTTAAGCTGAACTTCCCTGATGAAGATGTGGCCTGCGTTACCGGTGAAGGCAGTATTCAGATGAATATTCAAGAGCTTTCCACCTGCTTACAGTACGACCTGCCGGTTAAAATTATTAACCTAAACAACGGTGTGCTGGGCATGGTGCGCCAGTGGCAAGATATGCAGTACAACAGTCGGTATTCTCACTCGTATATGGAGTCATTGCCTGACTTTATGAAGCTGGCTGAAGCTTATGGTCATGTGGGCATGACTGTCTCAAAACTAGACGATTTAAAACCCGCCATGGAAGAAGCTTTTGCAATGAAAAATCGCTTAGTGTTTATGGATATTTACGTAGACACCAGTGAGCACGTCTATCCTATGCAGATTCGTGATGGCGCAATGCGCGATATGTGGTTAAGTAAAACGGAGCGTACCTAA
- the ilvN gene encoding acetolactate synthase small subunit gives MRHIISLLLENEPGALSRVVGLFSQRNYNIESLTVAATEDPTLSRLTLTTIGKDDVIEQITKNLNKLIEVVKLVDLSESAHIERELMLIKVKASGAQRAEVKRTTDIFRGQIVDVTPSIYTIQLTGTADKLDSFIQAIGTAAVIEVVRSGATGLSRGDKVLNV, from the coding sequence ATGAGACATATTATTTCCTTGCTGCTAGAAAACGAGCCAGGTGCGTTGTCTCGTGTGGTTGGCTTGTTTTCGCAGCGTAACTACAACATTGAAAGCTTGACCGTAGCCGCGACAGAAGACCCTACCTTGTCGCGCCTAACCTTAACCACCATTGGTAAAGATGATGTGATTGAGCAAATCACCAAAAACCTCAATAAGTTAATTGAGGTGGTTAAGCTGGTTGATCTCAGTGAAAGCGCGCATATTGAGCGTGAGCTAATGCTGATTAAAGTCAAAGCAAGTGGCGCTCAACGTGCAGAAGTAAAGCGCACGACGGATATTTTTCGTGGCCAAATTGTTGATGTGACACCCAGCATTTACACCATTCAGTTAACCGGTACGGCCGATAAGCTAGATAGCTTTATCCAAGCGATTGGCACGGCAGCTGTAATTGAAGTGGTACGTAGCGGTGCTACGGGCTTGTCCCGTGGTGATAAAGTACTGAACGTATAA